From the genome of Streptomyces ficellus:
TAGGCGCGGCGCAGGAAGTGCAGGGCGTCGTAGTCGAAACCGGCGACCGGTGCGACGTCGCCGGACAGGCCCGGCATGTAGGCGAAGACGGGCACGGTCGGCAGACCGGCCTCGGTGAGGGCCTTGTCGTACGCGGCGATCTCTTCCGCGAAGGGGTTGTCGGGGCTGTGGCACAGCACGTCGACGAGGGGGACCAACCACAGGTCACAGGCCAAGGGAGACTCGCTCTCCTTCAGTTGGGCGGCTACGGCAGACGGCCGGGACAGATTAGTGCGGCTCGGGTGCGGCTCGGTGCGACTCGGTCGGGTGCGGCTCGGGTGCACATCCCCTACCCACCCGTCATGAGCGGTAAGAGCCGTCGGCACGAGCGGTAGGGGGCGTCAGCGCCGCCCGTCCAGGTGGTCGGCCCACCGCATCGAGTGCGCGTTGTACGCGTCGACGACCGCCATTACGGCGTCCGGGTCGCCGAGCGTCACCGCGTCGACGAGTTCCTCGTGGCCGTTCCACAGCCACGCGCCGGGCTCGCGGGCGGCGCGCAGGTGGGGCACCGCGAACACCCAGGCCTGGACGCGCAGCCGGTGGAGGAAGTCGGCTATGTAGCTGTTGGCGACGAAGCCGCTCAGCTCGCGCCAGAACCGCAGGTCGTAGCCGATCAGTATGTCGAGGTCCCCGGCGCGGGCCGCCCGCGCCGCCTCCTCCGCCCGGCGCCGTACCGACACGAGCGGCGCCCCGTGGACGTGGAGGGCGCCGGTCCGGTCGCACAGGCGGCGGAAGATGCCGTCGACGATCAGCGCGCGGGCCTCGACCATGCCCCGGTAGTCCTCGACGGTGAACCGGTGGACGCGGAACCCCTTGTGCTGGTCGGAGTCGAGCAGGCCCTGGGCGGTGAGGTCGACCAGCGCTTCCCGCACGGGCGTCGCCGACACCCCGTACTGGTCGGCTATGTGCTTGACCGTGAATTCCTGGCCCGGCTGGAGACGCCCCGCGAGCACCTCGTCACGCAGCGCGTCCGCCACCTGCTGTCGCAGGGTGTTGCGGGTCACAGCTCCGCTCGCGGGCATGGCTTCTGGCCCCCTC
Proteins encoded in this window:
- a CDS encoding GntR family transcriptional regulator, yielding MPASGAVTRNTLRQQVADALRDEVLAGRLQPGQEFTVKHIADQYGVSATPVREALVDLTAQGLLDSDQHKGFRVHRFTVEDYRGMVEARALIVDGIFRRLCDRTGALHVHGAPLVSVRRRAEEAARAARAGDLDILIGYDLRFWRELSGFVANSYIADFLHRLRVQAWVFAVPHLRAAREPGAWLWNGHEELVDAVTLGDPDAVMAVVDAYNAHSMRWADHLDGRR